In a genomic window of Venatoribacter cucullus:
- a CDS encoding EAL domain-containing response regulator has product MTSADDLLLFVDEDQSPSGNPQAGWLVLIVDDDPDVHQATELALRGLQIEQRPLQLLHAHSGAEAARLLQQNPDIAVLLLDVVMESDDAGLQLVQRIRHELNNPLVRIILRTGQPGYAPEMNTIRDYDINDYKTKSELTRTRLFTSLTTAIRTYRQMREQAEMRRGLETVVSASTELTRLQGMQRFADGVVRQLSVLLGVSPEGLICAEDGDDSGAPARVIAAAGHFGHLVNEPLHHLPAPVHQLLSRCLQQRSSLFEQGLALYFPTNTQRGLAAYLELQRPLQETDQHLLQVFCSSMSAGFDNVMLYSRMNEQTYTDPLLHIPNMNQLLEWLRDPQQVRDGRTLAILDLDDFAAINDTLGHSFGDELLQAVYQRLQQHLADCLLARIGSDIFALLGPEEHITPEILTELFSSAFPVGQQPVRLSATSGLVQLNGRCANGSEILKDAHLVLKQTKLTQRGSANYFSPKLGQQARERMRLMTALREAFNQTQLFLMYQPKIDLRNGKTSGFEALLRWRNNEGDMIPPDRFIPLAEKSGLIIALGYFVLRQACACLFRLRQQGHNNLTMAINVSQVQLRETDFTEQLQQIVQDSQVPAEAIELEITESVAAEDFNFLVQRLNEIRALGFGIAIDDFGTGFSSLGVLRHLPATRLKIDRVFINEMHSDDSIARMVISLGHSLAMQITAEGVETSEQQQKLQQLGCDEGQGWLYAPALPEKELPDWLVTPAPAG; this is encoded by the coding sequence ATGACCTCAGCTGATGATCTGTTGTTGTTTGTCGATGAAGATCAATCCCCTTCCGGCAACCCACAGGCCGGCTGGCTGGTATTAATTGTCGACGATGACCCCGATGTGCATCAGGCCACCGAGCTGGCGCTGCGCGGGTTACAGATTGAGCAGCGGCCACTGCAATTACTGCACGCGCACAGCGGTGCCGAAGCAGCCCGGCTGCTGCAACAAAACCCTGATATTGCCGTACTGCTGCTCGATGTGGTGATGGAAAGCGACGATGCCGGCCTGCAACTGGTGCAGCGTATCCGGCATGAACTGAACAACCCGCTGGTGCGCATTATTCTGCGTACCGGCCAGCCCGGTTATGCGCCGGAAATGAACACCATCCGCGATTACGATATCAACGATTACAAAACCAAATCCGAACTAACCCGCACCCGTCTGTTTACCAGCCTGACCACCGCCATCCGCACCTACCGGCAGATGCGCGAACAGGCTGAGATGCGCCGCGGGCTGGAAACCGTGGTAAGTGCCAGCACCGAATTAACCCGGCTGCAGGGCATGCAGCGATTTGCCGACGGCGTGGTGCGGCAGTTATCAGTGTTACTGGGGGTCAGCCCGGAGGGCCTGATCTGCGCCGAAGACGGCGATGACAGCGGCGCACCGGCACGGGTTATTGCCGCCGCCGGACATTTTGGTCATCTGGTGAACGAGCCCCTGCATCACCTGCCAGCCCCTGTTCATCAATTACTCAGCCGCTGTCTGCAGCAACGCAGCAGCCTGTTTGAACAAGGGTTGGCGCTGTATTTCCCCACCAATACTCAACGCGGCCTGGCCGCCTACCTGGAATTACAACGCCCGCTACAGGAGACAGACCAGCATTTATTGCAGGTATTCTGCAGCAGCATGTCGGCTGGTTTCGATAATGTGATGCTGTACAGCCGCATGAACGAACAAACCTACACCGACCCCTTGCTGCATATTCCAAATATGAATCAGCTGCTGGAGTGGCTGCGCGATCCGCAACAGGTACGCGATGGCCGCACCCTGGCCATTCTTGATCTGGATGATTTTGCCGCCATCAACGACACCCTCGGTCATAGCTTTGGTGATGAATTATTGCAGGCCGTTTATCAGCGCCTGCAGCAGCATCTGGCCGATTGTTTACTGGCCCGTATCGGCAGCGATATTTTTGCCCTGCTGGGACCGGAAGAACACATTACTCCGGAAATATTAACGGAATTATTCAGCAGCGCCTTTCCGGTTGGCCAACAACCGGTACGTTTGTCCGCCACCAGCGGCCTGGTGCAATTAAATGGCCGCTGTGCCAACGGCTCAGAAATATTAAAAGATGCGCATCTGGTACTGAAACAAACCAAATTGACCCAGCGTGGCAGCGCTAATTATTTTTCCCCGAAATTAGGCCAGCAGGCACGCGAGCGTATGCGGTTAATGACCGCACTGCGCGAAGCTTTTAATCAGACCCAGCTGTTTTTGATGTACCAGCCGAAAATTGATTTACGCAACGGTAAAACCAGTGGTTTTGAAGCGTTGTTACGCTGGCGCAATAACGAAGGTGATATGATTCCGCCCGACCGTTTTATTCCGCTGGCAGAAAAATCCGGCCTGATCATTGCGCTGGGTTATTTTGTCTTGCGCCAGGCCTGCGCCTGTTTATTCCGCCTGCGCCAACAAGGCCACAATAACTTAACCATGGCCATTAACGTCTCGCAGGTACAGCTGCGCGAAACCGATTTTACCGAACAACTGCAGCAGATCGTGCAGGACAGCCAGGTGCCGGCGGAGGCCATTGAACTGGAAATTACCGAATCGGTTGCGGCCGAAGATTTTAATTTTCTGGTGCAGCGTCTGAATGAAATCCGCGCACTGGGGTTTGGCATTGCCATTGACGATTTCGGTACCGGTTTTTCTTCGCTGGGTGTACTGCGGCACCTGCCGGCAACCCGGCTGAAAATTGACCGGGTTTTTATCAATGAAATGCACAGCGATGACAGCATCGCCAGAATGGTTATCAGCCTGGGACACAGCCTGGCCATGCAGATTACCGCCGAAGGTGTTGAAACCAGCGAGCAACAGCAAAAACTGCAGCAACTGGGTTGTGATGAAGGCCAGGGCTGGCTGTACGCACCGGCACTGCCGGAAAAAGAGTTGCCGGACTGGCTTGTAACACCAGCGCCGGCCGGATAA
- a CDS encoding PAS domain-containing sensor histidine kinase encodes MTQSTPNQQQLSTLLGVYEEMVESAHDGMLLVEDNIIIGCNPAACALYGISRDELIGLHPADLSPEFQPDGESSASKGNRLMAAAMAGILQKFHWQHLRRGHGEFTAEVSLNPARPIDLPGLGVRPRYVSIIRDVTAAQQQAAALRDSEIRFRQLFDEAPVALALIGGDAVIARNKHWYSLFGYPAEQMTSVEDWWLSAYPDEEYRREARSAWDASLAEMPNNDNTLGSREYRVRCANGEDRHVLIGGAAVGQELMVSFHDMTEQHQAQQALAQLNDQLEQRVQSRTAELQQAVEHLRRTQQDLVRSEKLAGLGALVAGIAHELNTPIGNAVMVTSSLQTAEQQLRDDLHNGLKRSVFERFLGELQESTIIIERNLRRAAELISSFKQVAVDQSSYQRRRFDLAEVLHELRLTLSPSLRKAQVELSEEATPGLQMESFPGPLTQVLMNIVNNAVMHAFADCTQPQIHIQAGTSNNDDVFIRIEDNGCGIAPEHLSRVFDPFFTTKLGQGGSGLGLHIAYSLTTELLGGRIDIHSQPGQGTRLELHLPRQAPAATAAEPAGTHAAVRNTL; translated from the coding sequence ATGACCCAATCCACCCCCAACCAGCAACAGCTGTCCACGCTGTTGGGTGTTTACGAAGAAATGGTGGAAAGCGCCCACGACGGTATGCTGTTGGTAGAAGACAACATCATTATCGGCTGCAACCCCGCCGCCTGCGCCCTGTACGGTATTTCCCGCGATGAACTGATCGGCTTACATCCGGCAGACTTGTCACCGGAATTCCAGCCCGACGGCGAAAGCTCGGCCAGTAAGGGCAACCGTCTGATGGCCGCCGCCATGGCTGGCATACTGCAAAAATTTCACTGGCAGCACCTGCGCCGGGGTCATGGCGAATTTACCGCTGAAGTCAGTCTGAACCCGGCCCGCCCGATTGACCTGCCCGGCTTAGGGGTGCGCCCGCGCTATGTATCCATCATTCGTGACGTTACCGCCGCCCAACAACAAGCCGCCGCTCTGCGCGACAGCGAAATCCGCTTTCGCCAGCTGTTCGATGAAGCGCCGGTGGCGCTGGCGCTGATCGGCGGCGATGCGGTGATTGCCCGCAACAAACACTGGTACAGCCTGTTTGGTTACCCGGCCGAACAAATGACCAGCGTCGAAGACTGGTGGCTGTCCGCCTACCCCGACGAAGAATACCGTCGCGAAGCCCGCAGCGCCTGGGATGCCAGCCTCGCCGAAATGCCCAATAACGACAATACACTGGGATCGCGCGAGTACCGGGTGCGTTGCGCCAACGGTGAAGACCGGCATGTTCTGATCGGCGGCGCCGCAGTCGGTCAGGAGCTGATGGTCAGCTTTCACGATATGACCGAACAACATCAGGCGCAGCAGGCACTGGCCCAGCTGAACGATCAGCTGGAGCAACGGGTACAGTCCCGTACCGCCGAGCTGCAACAAGCGGTGGAGCATCTGCGCCGCACACAACAGGATCTGGTGCGGTCGGAAAAACTGGCGGGCCTGGGCGCTCTGGTCGCCGGTATTGCCCACGAACTGAACACGCCCATCGGCAATGCCGTTATGGTTACCAGCTCGCTGCAAACCGCCGAACAACAACTGCGCGATGATCTGCACAACGGCCTGAAACGCTCCGTCTTCGAGCGTTTTCTGGGCGAACTGCAGGAAAGCACCATTATTATCGAACGCAATCTGCGCCGCGCGGCCGAGCTGATCAGTAGTTTCAAACAGGTGGCGGTCGACCAGTCCAGCTACCAGCGCCGGCGCTTTGATCTGGCCGAAGTGCTGCACGAACTGCGTTTAACCCTCAGCCCGTCCTTACGCAAAGCCCAGGTAGAGCTGAGCGAAGAAGCAACCCCCGGCCTGCAGATGGAAAGCTTCCCCGGTCCGCTGACACAGGTGCTGATGAACATCGTTAATAACGCCGTCATGCATGCCTTTGCCGACTGTACTCAGCCACAAATCCACATTCAGGCCGGCACCAGCAACAATGACGACGTATTTATCCGCATTGAAGACAACGGCTGCGGCATTGCCCCGGAACATCTGAGCCGGGTATTTGACCCCTTCTTTACCACCAAACTGGGTCAGGGCGGTTCCGGACTGGGGCTGCATATTGCCTACAGCCTCACCACCGAATTACTGGGTGGCCGTATTGATATTCACAGCCAGCCCGGGCAAGGCACCCGGCTGGAACTGCATTTACCCCGGCAGGCACCGGCAGCCACCGCGGCAGAACCGGCCGGCACTCACGCTGCTGTAAGGAACACCCTATGA
- a CDS encoding SIR2 family NAD-dependent protein deacylase, which produces MRELNLALQQAADLIGSADALIITAGAGMGVDSGLPDFRGNEGMWQAYPALGRARIDFTEIANPQAFADDPQLAWGFYGHRLKLYRDTVPHAGFALLQQWASTMPHGAFVFTSNVDGQFQRAGFNPDRLIECHGSIHHLQCSSGCDDIWPADAFTPTIDAQQCRLLSPPPRCPHCGALARPNILMFDDWHWLEQRTAAQLRRYRQWRPQPNQPVIIEIGAGTAIPSVRHFGEQQQVPLIRMNKREAAVRRPDDVAIPLGGLEALQQLQKLLD; this is translated from the coding sequence ATGCGCGAATTAAACCTTGCTCTGCAACAGGCGGCCGACCTTATCGGTTCGGCAGATGCCTTGATTATTACCGCCGGCGCCGGCATGGGGGTAGATTCCGGGTTACCCGATTTCCGTGGCAATGAGGGCATGTGGCAAGCCTATCCGGCCCTGGGCCGGGCACGGATAGATTTTACTGAAATCGCCAATCCGCAGGCCTTTGCCGATGACCCGCAACTGGCCTGGGGCTTTTATGGCCACCGCCTGAAGTTATACCGCGACACCGTGCCGCACGCCGGTTTTGCGTTATTGCAACAATGGGCCAGCACCATGCCACACGGCGCTTTTGTGTTTACCAGCAATGTCGATGGCCAGTTCCAGCGCGCCGGTTTCAATCCGGATCGCCTCATTGAATGCCACGGCTCCATTCATCACCTGCAATGCAGCAGCGGCTGCGATGATATCTGGCCAGCCGATGCCTTCACGCCAACCATTGATGCACAACAGTGCCGGCTGTTATCGCCACCGCCCCGCTGCCCGCACTGCGGCGCGCTGGCACGGCCCAATATCCTGATGTTCGATGACTGGCACTGGCTGGAACAACGCACCGCAGCACAGCTGCGCCGTTACCGGCAGTGGCGGCCGCAACCCAATCAGCCCGTCATTATTGAAATCGGAGCCGGCACCGCCATTCCCTCAGTGCGCCATTTTGGTGAACAACAACAAGTGCCGCTGATCCGCATGAATAAACGTGAAGCCGCCGTGCGCCGGCCGGACGATGTCGCCATCCCACTGGGCGGGCTGGAGGCACTGCAACAGCTGCAGAAATTACTGGACTGA
- a CDS encoding acetolactate synthase large subunit: protein MTNGAQALMKTLVDAGVEVCFTNPGTSEMHFVAALDSEPKMKAVLALFEGVATGAADGYARMADKPAATLLHLGCGLGNGLANLHNARKGKVPVVNIVGDHATHHVQYDAQLQSDIETVARNVSPGFVRTSKSTAALSQDVADAVVAARGYPGSVATLILPADVSWGEGAVPCVVPPQPKAPVASDEVVNAIADAIRSGKKTALLLGGRSLREPSLLAAAKLAAHSCVKILAETFPTRIERGAGLPPVERLAYLAELAGIQLADIEHLILVDCKAPVSFFAYPGKKSYLVPDTCTVHTLATPEQDTAASLEKLAAAVGAANTAPVLQAAQRPGRPRGKLTAEKACKAIAHLLPDNAIIVDESITSGLMLNVMTAGCPRHDILTLTGGAIGQGLPNAVGAAIACPDRPVLALIGDGTAMYTIQALWTMARENLNVTSVIFNNASYSILNVEVERVGAVEVGPKAKSQLDLHGPVMNFANLAQGMGVHGMRVHTVEEFCKALEYAQSQPGPHLIEAMIPEALNGFKRRIMPWMLRAVPNLPLAATRALKKKMAP from the coding sequence ATGACAAACGGCGCTCAAGCCCTGATGAAAACCCTGGTCGATGCCGGCGTGGAAGTCTGCTTCACCAACCCCGGCACCAGCGAAATGCACTTCGTGGCCGCTCTCGACAGCGAGCCGAAGATGAAAGCCGTGCTGGCCCTGTTTGAAGGTGTCGCCACCGGCGCCGCCGACGGTTACGCGCGCATGGCCGACAAACCCGCCGCCACCCTGCTGCACTTAGGTTGCGGCCTCGGTAATGGTCTGGCCAACCTGCACAACGCGCGTAAGGGCAAAGTGCCGGTGGTCAACATTGTCGGCGATCACGCCACTCACCATGTGCAATACGATGCCCAGCTGCAATCCGATATTGAAACCGTGGCCCGCAACGTCTCCCCCGGTTTTGTGCGCACCTCCAAAAGCACCGCCGCACTCAGTCAGGACGTGGCCGACGCCGTGGTTGCCGCCCGTGGTTACCCCGGCAGTGTCGCTACCCTGATTCTGCCGGCCGACGTCTCCTGGGGCGAAGGCGCTGTGCCCTGCGTGGTACCACCGCAGCCCAAAGCGCCGGTGGCTTCTGATGAGGTGGTGAACGCCATTGCCGACGCCATCCGCTCCGGCAAAAAAACCGCCCTGCTGCTGGGTGGTCGCTCGCTGCGTGAACCGAGCCTGCTGGCCGCCGCCAAGCTGGCCGCCCACAGCTGCGTAAAAATTCTGGCCGAAACTTTCCCCACCCGCATTGAGCGCGGCGCTGGTCTGCCGCCGGTGGAACGTCTGGCTTATCTGGCCGAACTGGCGGGTATTCAGCTGGCCGATATCGAGCACCTGATTCTGGTCGACTGCAAAGCGCCGGTATCCTTCTTCGCTTACCCGGGTAAAAAGAGCTACCTGGTACCGGATACCTGCACCGTGCACACCCTGGCGACTCCGGAACAAGACACTGCCGCCAGCCTGGAAAAACTGGCCGCGGCCGTCGGTGCTGCCAACACTGCGCCAGTGTTACAGGCCGCACAACGCCCGGGTCGCCCACGCGGCAAACTGACCGCCGAAAAAGCCTGTAAGGCCATCGCGCATCTGCTGCCCGACAACGCCATCATCGTCGACGAATCCATTACCTCCGGGCTGATGCTGAACGTGATGACGGCCGGCTGCCCGCGTCACGATATTCTGACCCTCACCGGCGGTGCCATTGGTCAGGGCTTACCGAATGCGGTGGGCGCGGCCATTGCCTGCCCCGACCGACCGGTGCTGGCATTAATCGGTGATGGCACGGCCATGTACACCATTCAGGCGCTGTGGACCATGGCGCGGGAAAACCTGAACGTCACCAGCGTGATTTTCAACAACGCCTCTTACTCCATTCTGAACGTGGAAGTGGAACGGGTCGGCGCGGTGGAAGTAGGCCCGAAAGCCAAGTCACAGCTCGACCTGCACGGCCCGGTGATGAACTTCGCCAATCTGGCGCAGGGCATGGGCGTACACGGTATGCGTGTGCACACGGTGGAAGAATTCTGCAAAGCGCTGGAATACGCCCAGAGCCAGCCCGGCCCGCATCTGATTGAAGCCATGATTCCGGAAGCGCTGAACGGCTTTAAACGCCGCATCATGCCGTGGATGCTGCGTGCGGTGCCGAACCTGCCGCTGGCCGCGACCCGGGCGCTGAAAAAGAAAATGGCGCCGTAA